A single Desulfovibrio gilichinskyi DNA region contains:
- a CDS encoding electron transport complex protein RnfA: protein MEYFLLFISAIFINNIVLVQYLGTCPFMGTSKSTDVAMGMGGAVIFVILMSTALTWPLQHYVLIPFGLEYLQTIVFILVIASLVQFVEMFLKKIIPPLYKSLGLFLPLITTNCAVLGVAIMVQRSEYSFMKSMMYGLASGIGFLIALVIISSIRERMDIAPVPYVFRGVPIALIMAGIMSLAFFAFQGMAA, encoded by the coding sequence ATGGAATACTTCCTGTTATTTATATCTGCTATTTTTATCAACAACATCGTACTTGTTCAGTACCTTGGAACATGTCCTTTTATGGGAACTTCCAAGTCCACAGATGTTGCAATGGGAATGGGCGGAGCAGTTATATTTGTTATTTTGATGTCCACGGCTCTGACTTGGCCTTTGCAGCACTACGTACTCATTCCATTCGGTCTTGAGTACTTGCAAACCATCGTTTTTATTTTGGTTATTGCATCGCTTGTACAGTTTGTTGAGATGTTTCTTAAAAAGATCATTCCGCCGTTATATAAATCATTGGGCCTTTTTCTGCCGCTGATCACCACCAACTGTGCGGTGCTCGGTGTGGCTATTATGGTTCAGCGCAGTGAATATTCATTCATGAAATCTATGATGTACGGACTTGCTTCAGGTATCGGTTTCCTGATTGCTCTGGTCATTATTTCGTCCATCCGTGAAAGAATGGATATTGCTCCGGTTCCGTATGTTTTCAGAGGCGTTCCGATCGCACTGATCATGGCTGGTATCATGTCACTGGCGTTTTTCGCTTTTCAGGGAATGGCCGCTTAA
- the rsxE gene encoding electron transport complex subunit RsxE: MSRIVKEFVKGLWAELPPFRVLLGLCPTLAVTSTADNGLGMGIAVLSVLTLSNMIISCLRKIIPAKVRIACFIVIAASLVVAVELLMQAYVYPLYLRLGIFVPLIVVNCLILGRAEAFASKNGVVLSIADALGMGIGFTASLTFLGAIREILGHGTIFGHHIMWSSFHPAELMGKAPGAFIGLGIILASMNALNRYLSRRKGETPPDIMNSGCASCGACGACGDIKDLNSK; the protein is encoded by the coding sequence ATGAGCCGTATAGTCAAAGAATTTGTAAAGGGACTTTGGGCTGAACTGCCTCCTTTCAGGGTGCTTTTAGGTCTGTGTCCCACACTTGCTGTTACTTCCACTGCGGATAACGGTCTAGGCATGGGTATAGCAGTTCTCTCCGTTCTGACATTGTCCAATATGATAATTTCATGCCTTAGAAAAATAATTCCTGCGAAAGTACGTATCGCCTGTTTTATCGTAATTGCAGCGTCACTTGTTGTTGCCGTTGAGTTGCTTATGCAGGCTTATGTATATCCGCTTTACCTTAGACTTGGTATTTTTGTTCCGCTTATTGTTGTTAACTGTCTTATTTTGGGTCGTGCTGAAGCTTTTGCTTCTAAAAACGGAGTCGTTTTGTCCATTGCGGATGCTCTCGGTATGGGAATCGGTTTTACCGCTTCACTGACCTTTTTGGGTGCAATTCGTGAAATACTGGGACACGGAACAATCTTCGGACATCATATCATGTGGAGTTCTTTCCATCCTGCCGAACTCATGGGGAAAGCTCCGGGCGCATTTATCGGACTGGGAATCATTCTGGCTTCCATGAATGCTCTCAACAGATACCTGAGTCGTAGAAAAGGCGAAACTCCACCCGATATTATGAATTCCGGTTGTGCTTCCTGCGGTGCTTGCGGCGCGTGCGGCGACATTAAAGACCTCAACTCCAAATAA
- the rnfG gene encoding RnfABCDGE type electron transport complex subunit G → MREILYMLVVLSVICASSGALLVNLKQATKGQIEQQVLTYVQGPALLSVLENRDNDPILERVKVKNVTVFPAIKDGKLVGVAIETFAPGYSGNIGVMVGFDVQKDELLGIGITTQTETPGLGSRVADPAFTGKFTAHGLESMQLTAKGGDIDGISGATYSSTGTVDAVRKAIEVYQSIKPEITQIWQKS, encoded by the coding sequence ATGCGTGAAATACTTTATATGCTTGTGGTCCTTTCTGTTATCTGTGCTTCTTCCGGAGCTTTGCTTGTTAACTTGAAGCAGGCCACCAAAGGACAGATTGAGCAGCAGGTTCTCACTTACGTACAGGGACCGGCACTTCTTTCTGTTCTTGAAAACAGGGACAATGATCCGATTCTTGAACGTGTAAAGGTTAAAAATGTGACTGTTTTTCCGGCAATTAAAGACGGCAAACTTGTCGGCGTTGCCATTGAAACTTTTGCTCCGGGGTATTCCGGCAACATCGGAGTTATGGTTGGATTCGATGTGCAAAAGGATGAACTCCTCGGCATCGGTATCACTACTCAGACTGAAACCCCCGGTCTTGGATCGCGTGTTGCGGACCCTGCTTTTACCGGCAAGTTCACAGCGCATGGTCTTGAATCCATGCAACTGACAGCTAAAGGCGGAGATATCGACGGTATTTCCGGTGCAACATATTCTTCTACCGGAACTGTTGATGCTGTCCGTAAGGCCATTGAAGTATATCAGTCTATCAAGCCTGAGATCACCCAGATCTGGCAGAAGTCATAA